A single Blastococcus colisei DNA region contains:
- a CDS encoding ABC transporter ATP-binding protein, with protein sequence MSGGSLKLTGLTRVHRPGQRPALDDFSLDVPAGSCVAILGPSGSGKSTVLRLTAGLDEPTAGTVRVDGADLAGVVPERRGMAMVFQRPLLFPHLSVRDNVAFADRVRGVPRRTARRRAEEFLELVQLGGYGGRPARALSGGQEQRVALARALAAEPRVLLLDEAFSALDAALREEMHELLGDLRMRLDPTILLVTHDHAEADALADTAAVLDEGVLLQTGPMRSLYARPASLAVCRLLGGRTEVTGVVREGRHESPLGTLELPARVPDGPAVLVVRHEAVTVTSPADGDCVGTVVRLRRRGLRSLVTVEVTGDGGAGGAGTASVDAELGPGEDVPPGATVGLRLPVADRWVVATPAGTTGSPTTAAVSRRR encoded by the coding sequence ATGAGCGGCGGTTCGCTGAAGTTGACCGGGCTGACCCGGGTGCACCGCCCGGGGCAGCGCCCTGCGCTGGACGACTTCTCCCTCGACGTGCCCGCCGGCTCCTGCGTGGCCATCCTGGGACCCTCGGGGTCGGGCAAGAGCACGGTGCTGCGGCTGACCGCGGGGCTCGACGAGCCGACGGCCGGCACGGTCCGGGTCGACGGCGCCGATCTCGCCGGCGTGGTCCCCGAGCGACGCGGCATGGCCATGGTGTTCCAGCGGCCGCTGCTGTTCCCCCATCTCTCCGTGCGGGACAACGTGGCCTTCGCCGACCGGGTGCGCGGGGTGCCCCGGCGGACGGCGCGGCGACGGGCCGAGGAGTTCCTCGAGCTGGTGCAGCTGGGCGGCTACGGCGGGCGACCGGCGCGGGCGCTGTCTGGCGGGCAGGAGCAGCGGGTGGCCCTGGCCCGGGCGCTGGCCGCCGAACCACGGGTGCTGCTGCTCGACGAGGCGTTCAGCGCCCTGGACGCCGCGCTGCGCGAGGAGATGCACGAGCTGCTCGGCGACCTGCGCATGCGGCTGGACCCGACGATCCTGCTGGTGACCCACGACCACGCCGAGGCCGATGCCCTCGCCGACACCGCCGCGGTCCTCGACGAGGGTGTCCTGCTGCAGACCGGACCGATGCGCTCGCTCTACGCCCGCCCCGCGTCACTGGCGGTCTGCCGCCTGCTGGGCGGGCGCACGGAGGTCACCGGGGTGGTGCGCGAGGGACGGCACGAGTCGCCACTGGGCACGCTCGAACTCCCGGCGCGCGTTCCCGACGGGCCCGCCGTGCTCGTCGTGCGGCACGAGGCGGTGACCGTCACCTCCCCCGCGGACGGCGACTGCGTCGGCACCGTCGTCCGGCTGCGGCGCCGCGGCCTGCGCTCGCTGGTCACCGTCGAGGTGACCGGGGACGGCGGCGCGGGTGGGGCCGGCACCGCGTCGGTGGACGCCGAGCTCGGCCCGGGTGAGGACGTGCCCCCGGGCGCCACCGTGGGCCTGCGGTTGCCGGTGGCCGACCGATGGGTGGTGGCGACTCCGGCCGGAACCACCGGGAGTCCCACGACCGCGGCTGTCAGCCGACGACGGTGA
- a CDS encoding ABC transporter permease, whose amino-acid sequence MRTDRAVRAASRTGRGLLALWLVLPVVPLLLWAFADRWTHPALLPQEWGVQGLAEAAASGAGGAFLRSTLLGAVVALLATPPGAMAGRALASRQVPGSTAVLAVLLSPLVLPPFAVALGLDVLLLRLRVPAALGVVVLLVVAALPYTTITMRAAYAAHDRGFEDEARLLGATRWQTVRSVQLPLLAPALAGAAFLAFLVGWSDYIVTVLIGGGRLTTLPLLVASAASATGNDAQVAVLSLTAVLPPVALLVVVGMLGRRGRR is encoded by the coding sequence ATGCGGACCGACCGCGCGGTGCGGGCGGCCTCGCGCACGGGCCGCGGGCTGCTGGCGCTGTGGCTGGTGCTGCCCGTCGTCCCCCTGCTGCTCTGGGCCTTCGCCGACCGGTGGACCCACCCCGCGTTGCTGCCGCAGGAGTGGGGCGTCCAGGGGCTGGCCGAGGCCGCTGCCTCCGGCGCCGGCGGGGCGTTCCTGCGCTCGACGCTGCTCGGCGCGGTCGTCGCGCTGCTGGCCACCCCGCCCGGGGCGATGGCCGGGCGGGCGCTGGCCTCGCGGCAGGTCCCCGGGTCGACCGCGGTGCTGGCGGTCCTGCTGTCGCCGCTGGTGCTCCCGCCCTTCGCCGTCGCCCTGGGTCTGGACGTGCTGCTGCTGCGGCTGCGCGTGCCGGCGGCGCTCGGCGTCGTCGTCCTGCTGGTCGTGGCCGCCCTGCCCTACACGACGATCACCATGCGGGCCGCCTACGCCGCGCACGACCGCGGCTTCGAGGACGAGGCGCGCCTGCTCGGCGCCACCCGCTGGCAGACCGTGCGCTCGGTGCAGCTGCCGCTGCTGGCCCCGGCCCTGGCCGGAGCGGCGTTCCTCGCGTTCCTCGTCGGCTGGAGCGATTACATCGTCACCGTGCTGATCGGTGGCGGCCGGCTGACGACGCTGCCGCTGCTCGTCGCGTCGGCCGCATCGGCCACCGGCAACGACGCCCAGGTCGCCGTCCTGTCGTTGACCGCCGTCCTGCCGCCGGTGGCCCTGCTGGTCGTCGTCGGCATGCTGGGCCGGAGAGGGAGACGATGA
- a CDS encoding ABC transporter permease subunit — MTTTRDAEPSAPTSPSGKAGAARRRPGPRTRAALLVLPALVPVVAVVGAALTSAVLLSLGLTPLVGEPSLSLDAYRAVATDLGSSLRTSLGIAAASTAIAAAVGLCLALAATAAVRRSRLLGTLAALTIPIPHLVGAAAMGLLLADAGFLSRLVGVDPSSWPPLVGGRLWVAVVAEYAWKESAFVALVVAGVLSSRAASYAETAALLGAGRWARLRHVTLPLAAPALGATAAVSFVYTLGSYEVAALLGRAYPEPLAVLAFRLFTSIDLAARPQAAAVAVTTALLALAVVLLALRALRRLAAEQ; from the coding sequence ATGACGACGACGAGGGACGCCGAGCCGTCCGCCCCGACGAGCCCGTCAGGGAAGGCGGGCGCGGCTCGTCGTCGACCCGGCCCCCGGACCCGCGCCGCCCTGCTGGTCCTCCCGGCCCTGGTGCCGGTCGTCGCGGTCGTGGGCGCGGCGCTCACGTCGGCGGTGCTGCTGAGCCTGGGACTGACACCCCTGGTGGGCGAGCCGAGTCTCTCCCTGGACGCCTACCGGGCCGTCGCGACCGACCTGGGCAGCTCGCTGCGCACCTCGCTGGGCATCGCCGCAGCGTCCACCGCGATCGCCGCCGCCGTGGGCCTCTGCCTGGCGCTGGCCGCCACCGCCGCGGTCCGCCGCAGCCGGTTGCTGGGCACGCTGGCCGCGCTCACCATCCCGATCCCGCACCTGGTGGGAGCGGCGGCCATGGGCCTGCTCCTGGCCGACGCCGGCTTCCTCTCCCGGCTGGTCGGCGTCGACCCGTCCTCGTGGCCCCCGCTGGTGGGCGGTCGGCTGTGGGTGGCCGTGGTGGCCGAGTACGCGTGGAAGGAGTCGGCGTTCGTCGCGCTGGTGGTCGCCGGGGTGCTGTCCTCCCGGGCGGCGTCCTACGCCGAGACCGCCGCGCTGCTCGGAGCCGGCCGCTGGGCCCGCCTGCGGCACGTCACCCTGCCGCTGGCCGCGCCCGCGCTCGGCGCCACGGCCGCGGTCAGCTTCGTCTACACGCTCGGCTCCTACGAGGTGGCCGCGCTGCTCGGCCGCGCCTACCCGGAGCCGCTGGCGGTGCTCGCCTTCCGGCTGTTCACCTCCATCGACCTCGCCGCCCGCCCGCAGGCGGCCGCGGTGGCCGTGACGACGGCGCTGCTCGCGCTCGCCGTCGTCCTGCTCGCGCTGCGGGCGCTGCGCCGGCTGGCGGCCGAGCAGTGA
- a CDS encoding ABC transporter substrate-binding protein has protein sequence MAARRPASRRARRTAVGVGALLLALAGCAAPVSEPTTAEARGWDDVLAEADGQTVRLWMYGGDDKGNAYVDDVLAPAAAEEGVTLERVPIADTGDAVNRVLSERQAGVTDGEVDLIWINGENFATGQQAGAWLCDWTSMLPNMEYVDPEDPLLTTDFGLDVNGCEAPWHKAQFALVYDEARVEDPPGSVDELLTWIEEHPGRFSYPAPPDFTGSVFVRQVLYSVAGGVDNVPLEFSQDAYDELAPELFGTLEDIEPSLWREGQTYPQSLQELDQLYADGQVDFTMTYGPATLPDLVEEGTFPPTTRVLLVEDGTIGNASFLAVPSTSGSRAGAMVVANLALSPEQQLAKARPEVWGQYTVLDPERLPGEVQTQFAELPQSEVLPSYAELSEDADPEVEAGWVTALDEGWRRQIAAG, from the coding sequence ATGGCCGCACGACGCCCCGCGAGCCGGCGAGCCCGCAGGACGGCGGTGGGCGTGGGCGCGCTGCTGCTCGCCCTCGCCGGCTGCGCCGCACCCGTGAGCGAGCCGACGACCGCCGAGGCACGCGGCTGGGACGACGTCCTCGCCGAGGCCGACGGGCAGACCGTGCGGCTGTGGATGTACGGCGGCGACGACAAGGGCAACGCCTACGTGGACGACGTCCTGGCCCCGGCCGCCGCCGAGGAGGGCGTGACGCTGGAGCGCGTACCGATCGCCGACACCGGCGACGCGGTCAACCGCGTGCTGTCAGAACGACAGGCCGGCGTCACCGACGGCGAGGTGGACCTGATCTGGATCAACGGCGAGAACTTCGCCACCGGGCAGCAGGCCGGTGCGTGGCTGTGCGACTGGACGTCGATGCTGCCCAACATGGAGTACGTCGACCCCGAGGACCCGCTGCTCACCACCGACTTCGGGCTCGATGTGAACGGGTGCGAGGCGCCCTGGCACAAGGCCCAGTTCGCGCTGGTCTACGACGAGGCGCGGGTCGAGGACCCGCCGGGCAGCGTCGATGAGCTGCTGACCTGGATCGAGGAGCACCCGGGCCGGTTCTCCTATCCCGCCCCGCCGGACTTCACCGGCTCGGTGTTCGTCCGGCAGGTGCTGTACTCCGTCGCCGGCGGGGTGGACAACGTGCCCCTCGAGTTCTCCCAGGACGCCTACGACGAGCTCGCGCCGGAGCTGTTCGGCACCCTCGAGGACATTGAGCCCTCGCTGTGGCGCGAGGGGCAGACGTACCCGCAGAGCCTGCAGGAGCTCGACCAGCTCTACGCCGACGGCCAGGTGGACTTCACCATGACCTACGGACCGGCGACGCTCCCCGACCTGGTGGAGGAGGGCACCTTCCCGCCCACCACGCGGGTGCTGCTGGTCGAGGACGGCACCATCGGCAACGCCAGCTTCCTGGCCGTCCCGTCCACGTCGGGCAGCCGGGCGGGTGCCATGGTCGTGGCGAACCTGGCGCTCTCCCCGGAGCAGCAGCTGGCGAAGGCCCGGCCCGAGGTGTGGGGGCAGTACACCGTCCTCGACCCCGAGCGCCTGCCGGGCGAGGTGCAGACGCAGTTCGCCGAGCTGCCGCAGTCGGAGGTCCTGCCCTCCTACGCCGAGCTCAGCGAGGACGCCGACCCCGAGGTCGAGGCCGGATGGGTGACCGCCCTGGACGAGGGGTGGCGCCGGCAGATCGCCGCCGGCTGA
- a CDS encoding CDP-alcohol phosphatidyltransferase family protein: MLDAAARRVLDAPLARAAGALDRPWLSPDRLTALGLALGLGCAVAAAVQWWGTALVLWLVSRVADGLDGPLARRRRAVGAPGDAGSGGFFDITADFCVYGSTVAGVAVGVTHAFGAPWEPFLAVLLAYYVNGTAFLAFSSIAERSGRQLDDGRSLSFLGGLAEGTETIVVHALWLLLPTVAWQLAWGWAAVVAVSAVHRMWVGYRSLR; this comes from the coding sequence GTGCTCGATGCGGCGGCGCGGCGCGTGCTCGACGCGCCCCTGGCGCGCGCGGCCGGCGCCCTGGACCGGCCGTGGCTGAGCCCGGACCGGCTGACCGCCCTCGGCCTGGCTCTCGGGCTGGGCTGCGCGGTCGCTGCCGCCGTCCAGTGGTGGGGGACGGCGCTGGTGCTGTGGCTGGTGTCCCGGGTGGCGGACGGGCTGGACGGGCCGCTGGCGCGCCGGCGCCGGGCGGTCGGGGCGCCCGGCGACGCCGGCAGCGGTGGGTTCTTCGACATCACCGCCGACTTCTGCGTCTACGGCAGCACGGTGGCCGGGGTGGCCGTCGGGGTCACGCACGCCTTCGGTGCGCCGTGGGAGCCCTTCCTCGCCGTCCTGCTCGCCTACTACGTCAACGGGACGGCGTTCCTGGCCTTCTCGTCCATCGCCGAGCGGAGCGGCCGGCAGCTCGACGACGGCCGGTCGCTGTCCTTCCTCGGCGGGCTGGCGGAGGGCACCGAGACGATCGTCGTCCACGCGCTGTGGCTGCTGCTGCCGACGGTCGCCTGGCAGCTGGCGTGGGGATGGGCCGCGGTGGTCGCGGTCAGCGCCGTGCACCGGATGTGGGTCGGTTACCGCTCGCTGCGCTGA